Genomic window (Streptococcus suis S735):
AGCCGAGGGGTATCAACTGAGTATTGCAACAATATTTCCATTTGAAAATCATGGCGAACAGTGGAATGAGGCTAACCAAGCAAAGTTAGCACGGTTTAAGCAGGTTGATTTTGTAAAGTATGCCTATCCACGCTATGAAAACCCAGGGCAATTTAGAGACTATAACCAGTTTTTACTGGATAATACGACAGGTTGTTATTTGTTTTACGATTCTGAAAATGAAACCAATTTGAAATATTTATATCACATGGTCTTAAAGAAAGAAGGATATAATAGAAAAACGCTTACCTTTGAGGAATTGAATGAGGAGGCTGAAAATTTTTCAAATTCTGAGTGATTTGACTTGATTTTTCCCTATTTTTTTAATATAATAGGAGTAGTGACGTTTTAGATTAGGGAGAGAGATGGCAAGTATTAAATTTACGACAAAAGATATTTTCGAGCAAGATTTTAAAATTGGTTTTCGTGGCTATGATCAAGATGAAGTGAACGATTTTCTTGATGATATTATGAAAGACTATGATGCTTATGAAGCGATTATCAAGGAATTAAAAGGCGAAATTGCTCGATTGAAAGCGCAGGCAGCAAATTCTCCCAAAACAACTCTTCCTACTGAAGAATCGAACGATGTATTGCGTACAGAACGTCCATCTTCAGCGACAAACTTTGATATTCTCCGCCGTCTGAATCGTCTGGAGAAAGAAGTATTTGGAAAACAAATCGTTCAGGATCAAGAATAGAAAATTGTACACCTAAACTGACACTTTATTCGCAGTTATTTTCTTGTGCACAAATACATTCTGTATTTGTGTCAGAGATATTCCTTGATTTAAAGTGGCTTGCTTTGTAGATACAACTTCTAAGATAATTAAGGTGCAATTTTTGGATAATCGCGTGGTAGTTTTCTACCATGAGGAAAGTCCATGCTAGCACTGGCTGAGATGCCAGTAGTGTTTGTGCTAGGCGAATCAATAAGCCTAGGGACGCCCTTGGGCGTTACGGCGGTTAAAATGGCTAAGTCTTTTGATATGTCAGAGTAGATCTGAAAGTGCCACAGTGACGAAGTTTTTATGGAAACGTAAAAAATGGAACGCGGTAAACCCCTCAAGCTAGCAACCCAAACTTTGGTCGGGGCATGGGATGGATGGAAATGAACAGAAATCCTGACTGTTTAGACAGTAGACAGATGATTATCGAAGGTGGTAGAACCTAGTACCACTGGAACAAAACATGGCTTACAGAAAATTGCATAAAATAGGTAGCTAGCTCTGCTAGCTTTTATTGTAGAGGAAAAAAATGAAAAAACAATTTGAGTTGATTGCAACGGCAGCAGCTGGTCTGGAAGCGGTTGTGGGTCGAGAAATTCGTAATCTCGGCTATGAATGCCAAGTGGAAAATGGCCGTGTTAGATTCCAAGGAGATGTAAAATCCATTATCGAAACCAATATCTGGCTGCGTTCAGCAGATAGAATTAAAATCATTGTTGGACAATTTCCAGCAAAGACTTTTGAAGAGTTGTTCCAAGGAGTTTTTAACTTGGATTGGGAAAATTACTTGCCTCTAGGCTGCAAGTTCCCCATTTCCAAGGCCAAATGTGTCAAATCGAAATTGCATAATGAACCAAG
Coding sequences:
- a CDS encoding DUF1273 domain-containing protein, which translates into the protein MDTKSLLVTGYRHTDLGIFSEKDPRLHIIKSAIRRNFIRFLEEGVSWFILTGQLGFEYWSLEVLEDLRAEGYQLSIATIFPFENHGEQWNEANQAKLARFKQVDFVKYAYPRYENPGQFRDYNQFLLDNTTGCYLFYDSENETNLKYLYHMVLKKEGYNRKTLTFEELNEEAENFSNSE
- the gpsB gene encoding cell division regulator GpsB — its product is MASIKFTTKDIFEQDFKIGFRGYDQDEVNDFLDDIMKDYDAYEAIIKELKGEIARLKAQAANSPKTTLPTEESNDVLRTERPSSATNFDILRRLNRLEKEVFGKQIVQDQE